GCGGCCGGTGTTCATGGATCACTACCGGCGCCAACTGGGCCAGGGGCAGCACGGCCGCGGCGTCGGCCAGCCGCGTGCCGTGTTGCGCGGCCTGCTGCAGGAGTATCCCGGCCTGTTCGTCCCCTCACTGGTGGCGCCGGCGATGCTCGACTTCCTGGAGGGGCTGATGGGCCCCACCGTGGGCTTCGACAGCCTGCAGATCGCCATCACGCCGCCGGTCAGCGAGCACGAGGCGCGCCGCGTGCACGCCTGGCATCGCGACATGTGGGCGCTGACCGGGTGGACAGACGACTACCTGCCGCCCAACGCCGTGAACGTGCTCACTTACCTGCAGGAGGGGCAGCAGTACGGGGAACTGCGGGTGATCCCCGGCTCGCACCGCGGCAGCCGCGTGGTCGGCGAGGGTGGCTCGACGCGAGCGCAGAAGGGCGAGCAGGTGGTGCCGATGGCGGCCGGCGACACGGTGGTGATCCACTCGTCGCTGCTGCACACCACCTCCGGCAACTACAGCGGCGACCTGCGCATTTTCGCGAGCTTCTTCTACACGCGCGCCTGGCTGCCCAAGCGCGAGTCCTACGCCGTAGAGAGCATGCAGCGCGTGATCCGCGCGGCGCGCCAGCAGGGCGAACGGCGCGTGGCGCGCCTGTTCGAGCCGGACGGCGAACTGCTCGCGCGCCGCTTCAACGGCAACAACGGCGAGCACACGGAGCGGCAGCGGTGGCGGCAGTGGCTGGCCGAGGAGGGCCTCGAACGCGCGCAGGCGGCCTTCTCGCGGGAGGAGGCGTCGGACGCCGCGACGGCCGCGCAGGACGCTGCGCTTCCGCGGGCGCAAGCGCCGCAACCCGCCGCTTCCGCCAACCCTGTGGCCGCGGCAGATACGGCCGCCGCCGACACCGCTGCCGGGAAGACCGACGCGGCGCCCGCCGCAGCGGCCGCAATTGCGCCGGCACCGGATGGACCGGCGGACGCCGACTCGGTAGCGATGCCGGTACTGAATGCGCGGGCGGAGCTGGGCGAGGGGCCGGTGTGGGACGCGGCGAGCGGCATCCTGTACTGGGTGGACCTGTTCGCCGGCGTGGTGCACAGCTACCGGCCCATCTCCGGGATCACCGGCAGCGTGGAGGTGGGCGAGCTCGTTGGCTGCGTGGTGCCGCGCCAGAGCGGCGGGCTGCTGGCCGCCACCGCAAGCGGTATCTATCACCTCGATCCCGACAGCGGCGCGAAGACGCGCGTGTCCGCCATCGAGGCCGACCGCCCCGAGACCCACTTCAACGACGGCAAGGTGGATCCGGCGGGGCGCTTCTGGTTCGGCTCCATCGCCGTGGACCGCACCACCGACCTGCTCGGCGACCTGTACAGCCTGGATCCCGACCTCACCGTCACCCACCGGCTGCGCGGTGTCGACAACACGAACGGCATGGACTGGAGCCCCGACGGGCGCACCATGTACTACATCGACTCGCTCACCCGCCAGGTCACCGCCTACGCCTACGACGCTGCCAGCGGCGCCATAGCCAACCCGCGTCCGCTTGTGACCCTCCCCGAGGGCACCGGCGTGCCCGACGGCATGACCGTCTCCGTGGACGGCTCGCTGTGGGTGGCGCACTGGGGCGGCGCCCGCGTCACCCGCTGGCATCCGGACAGCGGTGCCCTGCTGCAGACCATCGCCGTACCGGCCAACCTCACCACCTCGTGCGCGTTCGCCGGACCGGCCATGGACGACCTGTACATCACCACCGCCCGCTACCAGGAGCCGATCGCCGCGCTTGCCGCGCAACCGCTCGCCGGCGGCCTGTTCCGCTACCGCACCGACACCCGCGGCCGCCCCGCCGCCGTGTTCGCCGGTTAGCGCCGGCTGGAGCATCCCTTGCGGCGGCACGGCTTCCGGTGTGCCGCGACGGGTCGGCCTCACTCTGGTACCGTGATCGCATGGGCAGCGCGTCCGATACCGCGATTCGCACCGCCGTGGTGACCGGTGGGCACTTCTACGAGGTGGTGGACTTTCACCGCATGTTCCGCTCGCTCGACGGCGTCGACGCGTATATCCAGCACATGGACGACTTCGCCCTGGCGCCGCGCGAGGAGCGCGACGGCTACGACGTGGTGCTGTTCTTCACCATGCTGCTGGAAGGGCCGCGCGGCGAACGGCTGGAGGCGCTGGAGCAGATCGGCACAGGCCAGGGCGTGGTGGTGCTGCACCACTCCATCCTGGCGTTCCCGTTCTCGCCGTTCTGGCGCCGCTGGACCGATCTGCCGAATCTCACCCACTCGGTGGACCCGCCCGAGCCGATCACCACCGAGATCGCCGACCCGGACCATCCGATCACCGCCGGCCTCGCGGACTGGCGGATGAACGACGAGATCTACCGCATGGGCGGACCGACCGCCGACAGCCACGTCCTGCTCCGCACCAGCCATCCGCACAGCATGCGCGCGCTGGCGTGGGCGCGCGAGCCCGGCGGCCGGCGCGTGGTGTGCTACCAGGCGGGCCACGACCACCAGGCCTGGACCCACCCCTCCTACCGCGCGTTCCTCACCCGTGCCATCGGGTGGTGCGCGCGCCGGATCTGATCGGCACAGTGCGGGACAACCTGTAAGAAAACGCGCCGCCGGGTAGTCAAGCCGGCACGAGGTAATGTGAAATGCGATCCACTGTTGCTCGTCTCCTGATCCCGGTCCTGCTCCTGGGACTGGCTGCGACCGCGTCGGCGACCGACGAGGAATCAGCCGAGCCGGAACCGGCCGTCGCTTGGCTGGCGACCGAGCTGACCGACGTCGCCAGCGGCGAGACGTTCACGCTCGCCGAGTTCGCCGGCACCCCGGTACTGCTGGAGAGCTTCGCGGTGTGGTGCCCGATCTGCACCAACCAGCAG
The window above is part of the Spirochaetaceae bacterium genome. Proteins encoded here:
- a CDS encoding ThuA domain-containing protein — encoded protein: MGSASDTAIRTAVVTGGHFYEVVDFHRMFRSLDGVDAYIQHMDDFALAPREERDGYDVVLFFTMLLEGPRGERLEALEQIGTGQGVVVLHHSILAFPFSPFWRRWTDLPNLTHSVDPPEPITTEIADPDHPITAGLADWRMNDEIYRMGGPTADSHVLLRTSHPHSMRALAWAREPGGRRVVCYQAGHDHQAWTHPSYRAFLTRAIGWCARRI
- a CDS encoding SMP-30/gluconolactonase/LRE family protein — translated: MHSTVSAMALAQRVGEFERNGYTVFRGFNADWIERWRPVFMDHYRRQLGQGQHGRGVGQPRAVLRGLLQEYPGLFVPSLVAPAMLDFLEGLMGPTVGFDSLQIAITPPVSEHEARRVHAWHRDMWALTGWTDDYLPPNAVNVLTYLQEGQQYGELRVIPGSHRGSRVVGEGGSTRAQKGEQVVPMAAGDTVVIHSSLLHTTSGNYSGDLRIFASFFYTRAWLPKRESYAVESMQRVIRAARQQGERRVARLFEPDGELLARRFNGNNGEHTERQRWRQWLAEEGLERAQAAFSREEASDAATAAQDAALPRAQAPQPAASANPVAAADTAAADTAAGKTDAAPAAAAAIAPAPDGPADADSVAMPVLNARAELGEGPVWDAASGILYWVDLFAGVVHSYRPISGITGSVEVGELVGCVVPRQSGGLLAATASGIYHLDPDSGAKTRVSAIEADRPETHFNDGKVDPAGRFWFGSIAVDRTTDLLGDLYSLDPDLTVTHRLRGVDNTNGMDWSPDGRTMYYIDSLTRQVTAYAYDAASGAIANPRPLVTLPEGTGVPDGMTVSVDGSLWVAHWGGARVTRWHPDSGALLQTIAVPANLTTSCAFAGPAMDDLYITTARYQEPIAALAAQPLAGGLFRYRTDTRGRPAAVFAG